The Longimicrobium sp. nucleotide sequence GCCGGTGGGGGACCTGTCGGCGGTGAGCGAGGCGGATCGCGAGGCGGTGGTTGGGCAGCGGGCCGGGGAAGAGGCGCGGCGGCCGTTCGACCTCGCGGCGGGCCCGCTCTTCCGCGCGGCGCTGCTGCGGCTGGGCGCGGAAGACCGCGTGCTGCTGCTCACGATGCACCACGTCGTCAGCGACGGGTGGAGCATGGGGGTGTTCTTCCGCGAGCTCTCCGCGCTGTATGCGGCGTACCGCGAGGGGCGTGAGTCGCCGCTGCCGGAGCTGGCGGTGCAGTACGCCGACTACGCGGTGTGGCAGCGCGAGCAGCTGGAGGGCGAGGTGCTGGACCGTCAGCTGGCGTACTGGAAGGAGCGCCTGGCGGGCGCGCCGGAGCTGCTGGAGCTGCCCACGGACCGTCCCCGCCCGCCGGTGCTGACGTACCGGGGCGAATCGGTGTCGGTGGAGTTCTCTCCGGAGCTGCTGGAGAGGTTGCAGGCGCTGGGGCGCAGCGAGGGAACGACGCTGTACATGACGCTGCTGGCTGCCTTCCAGGTGCTGCTGGGCAAGCACGCCGGCAGCGAGGACGTGGTGGTGGGGAGCCCGATCGCCGGACGCACGCGGAGCGAGGTGGAGGGGCTGATCGGCTTCTTCGTCAACACGCTGGTGCTGCGCACCGACCTTTCGGGAGACCCGGGCTTCCGTGAGGTGCTGCGGCGGGTGCGGGAAGTGACGCTGGGCGCGTACGAGCACCAGGAGGTGCCGTTCGAGAAGCTGGTGGCCGAGCTGCAGCCGGAGCGCAGCGCGAGCCACTCGCCTCTCTTCCAGGTGATGTTCACGCTGCAGAACGACGGGGGCGGGGAAGGGCGAGGCGCGCTTCCGGGCCTTCAGGTGGGTGGCGCCGGAGGGGCCGTGGAGGTCGCCAAGCACGATCTCTACCTGGCGCTCGCGACGACTCCCTGGGGGCTGCACGGAGAACTGAACTACAGCACCGACCTCTTCGAGCCGGGGACCATGGAGCGCATGGTGCGCCACCTGGAGCGCGTGCTGGAGCAGGTGGCCGCCGACCCCGACGTGCGGCTTTCGCGGCTGGAGCTGCTCGGGGAGTCGGAGCGCGCGCTGGTGCTGGAGGCGTGGAACGCGACGGACGCGGAGTTCCCGGCCGACGCGTGCGTGCACGAGCTGTTCGAGGCGCAGGCGGAGCGCACGCCCGAGTCGGTGGCCGTGGTCTTCGAGGATCGCTCGCTCAGCTACGCCGAGCTGAACGCACGGGCGAACCGGCTGGCGCACCACCTCCGGGAGCGCGGTGTCGGTCCGGACGTGCGGGTGGGGATCTGCGTGGAGCGCGGCCCGGAGATGGTGGTGGGCCTCCTCGGCGTCATGAAGGCGGGCGGGGCCTACGTTCCGCTCGACCCGTCGTATCCGGCGGAGCGGCTGGCGTACATGCTGGCCGACAGCGCGCCCGCGGCCGTGCTCACGCAGCGCTCGCTGCACGGGATGGACGCGCTGTTCGCGGGCATCGAGGCGCCGGTGATCGACGTGGAGGGCGCGGAGTGGGCGGACCACCCCGTGACGAACCCGGAGCGCGGCGCGCTCACGCCGGCGCACCTGGCGTACGTAATCTACACCTCCGGAAGCACCGGCCGTCCCAAGGGCGTCGCCGTGCCGCACCGGGGCGTGGTGAACCACCACCGCGCGTTCCACCAGATCGTGGGGATGGAGGCGGCGGACCGGGTGCTGGCGGTCACCACGTACGCCTTCGACCCTTCGGTGCTGGAGATCTTCCTCCCCCTCTTTCACGGTGCGCGGATCATCGTGCTGCCGCGGGAGCGGGCCGCCGACCCGGCGGGGCTGGCGGAGGCGATCCAGGCGTACGCGCCGACGGTGATGCAGGCCACGCCGGTCACCTGGCGGATGCTGGTGCAGGCGGGGTGGGAAGGCGCGCCGGACGTGCGCGCGCTCTGCGGCGGCGAAGCGCTTCCGGCGGAGCTGGCGTCGGCGCTGCGGAGCCGGGTGGGCGCGCTCTGGAACGTGTACGGGCCCACGGAGACCACCATCTGGTCCACCGCCGAGCCGGTGCGTGCCGATTTCGCCGCCGCCGCCGGACAGGTGCCGGTCGGGCGGCCGCTGGCGAACGCTCGCGTCTACATCCTGGACGCGGCGGGCCAGCCGGTGCCGGTGCGGGTGGCGGGCGAGCTGTACATCGGGGGGGCGGGGGTGGTGCGCGGCTACCTGGGGCGGCCGGAGCAGACGGCGGAGCGCTTCGTGGCCGATCCGTTCGGCGGCGAGCCGGGAGCGCGGATGTACCGCACGGGCGACCTGGCGCGGTGGCGCCCGGACGGAACCATCGAGTACCTGGGCCGGACCGACTTCCAGGTGAAGGTGCGCGGCTTCCGCATCGAGCTGGGGGAGATCGAGGCGCGGCTCGCGGAGCACCCGGGGGTCCGTGAGGCGGCGGTGGTGGCGCGCGAGGACGTGCCGGGCGACCAGCGGCTGGTGGCGTACGTGGTCGGCGACGCGGACGCGGAGGCACTCCGTACGCACCTTTCCGCCGCGCTCCCGGAGTACATGGTCCCGGCGGCATACGTGCGGCTGGACAGGTTTCCGCTCACGCCGACCCGGAAGGTCGATCGAAAGGCGCTGCCGGCCCCGGAGGGAGACGCGTATGCGTCGCGGGAGTACGAGGCGCCGGTGGGCAGGATCGAGGTGGCTCTCGCGGAGATCTGGGCGGAGCTGCTGAGAGTGGAGCGGGTGGGCCGGAGAGACCACTTCTTCGAGCTGGGCGGGCACTCGCTCCTGGGCACGCGGGTGGTTTCGCGGGTGCGGGAGGTCCTGGGTGTGGAGCTCCCGCTCCGCACCCTCTTCGAGCGGCCGGCCCTTTCCGGGCTGGCGGCCGAGATCGAGCGTCTGCGCGGCAGTGGCGCGGCGGCCGGCGCCGGCGACATCGCCCCCGCCGGGCGCGAGGGCGACCTGCCGGTGACGTTCGCGCAGGAGCGGCTCTGGTTCGTGGACGCGCTGGACCCGGGAAGCCCGGTGTACGCCATGCCGTTCTCGTTCCACATCACCGGCCGCCTCGATACCGACGCGCTTCGCCGCGCGCTGACGGAGCTGGTGCGCCGCCACGAGCCGCTGCGCACGACCCTTCCGGCCGTGGACGGCGTTCCCGTGCAGCGGATCGCCCCGCCCCCGGCCAGCTTCGACCTTCCGGTCACCGACCTGCGGCACCTGCCGGAGGGCGAGCAGCGGGCCGAAGGCGGCCGCCTGGCGGCCGAATCTTCGCGGCACCGGTTCGACCTGGCGCGCGGGCCGCTCTTCCGCGGGTCGCTCGTCCACGGCGCGGGAGACGAGCACATCCTCCTCCTCAACCTGCACCACGCCATCGGCGACGGGTGGTCGCTGGAAGTGCTGAAGGAAGAGCTCTCCGCCCTGTACGGCGCCTTTGCGCGCGGCGAACCGTCGCCGCTGCCGGAGCCCGCGCTGCAGTACGCGGACTACGCGGTGTGGCAGCGCGCGCGCCTGTCCGGCGCCGTGCTGGAGCGGCAGCTGGAGTTCTGGCGGCAGGCGCTGGACGGCGCTCCGGCGCTGCTGGAGCTGCCGACCGACCGTCCCCGGCCGCCGGTGGAATCGCACCGCGGCGCGCTCGAGAGCCTGGTCGTCGCGCCCGGCCTGACGGCGGAGGTGAACGCGCTCGCCCGCCGCGAGGGGGCCACGCTGTTCATGGTGCTGCTGGCCGCGCTGGACGTGGTCCTGGGACGCCTGGCCGGACAGGACGATGTCGTGGTGGGGACGCCGATCGCGGGGCGGACGCGGGCGGAGACCGAGCGGATGGTGGGCCTGTTCCTCAACTCGCTGGCGCTCAGGACCGACCTTTCGGGCGACCCGACCTTCCGCGAGCTGCTGGGGCGGGTGCGCGAGACCACGCTGGACGCGTACGCGCACCAGGATCTCCCCTTCGAGCGGGTGCTGGAGGAGGTGCGTCCCGAGCGCAGCATGGCGCACGCCCCCGTGTTCCAGGTGATGCTCAATCTCGCCAACTTCCAGGACGGAACCTTCCAGGCCGAGGGGCTGGCGGTGGCGGGGGCCGGCTCGCTTGGCGAGGCGACCAGCAAGTTCGACCTCACGCTGTACGTGGGGGAGGGCGACGGGACGATCTTCGTCAATCTGGTGTACGCCGCCGACCTGTTCGACGCGCGGCGGATGCGCGAGTTGCTGGCGCAGCTCGAAGGCGTGCTCCGCCAGGCCGCGGCCGCGCCGGAAACCCGCGTGGGTGCGCTGTCGCTGGCGACGGAGGCGGCGCGCGGCGTCCTTCCCGACCCGGCCGAGCCGCTGGACGACACGTGGCGCGGCGCGGTCCACGAAGTGTTCGCCGCGCGGGCGATGGAGACGCCGGACGCGCTGGCGGTGGAGGACCCGCGTGAACGCTGGACGTACGCCGAGCTGGACGGCGCTACGGACGGCGTCGCCCGCGCGCTGGCGGATGCCGGGGTGGGGGTGGGGGATGTCGTCGCCATCACCGGCCACCGGAGCGCCGCGCTGGTGCGCGCGCTGCTGGGAACGATGAAGAGCGGCGCGGCCTTCCTGGTCCTCGATCCGGCCTACCCGCCGGCCCGCCTGGCCGAGTACGTCCGCATCGCGCGCCCCGCCGTGCACATCCACCTCCCCGCGGCGGGCGATCTGCCGCGCGAGGCGCTGGACTCGATGGGGGAGACGATCCGCGCGACCGTCGTCATCCACCCGCGGAGCGAAGAGCCCGCGGACGCGATGGATTCTTCCGGCGATCCGCTGAACGTGGACGTCGGGCCGGACACGCTGGCGTACCTGTCGTTCACCTCGGGGACCACCGGGACGCCCAAGGCGGTGATGGGGCGGCACTCGTCGCTCACGCACTTCACGCCCTGGCTGGCGGCGGAGTTCGGTCTCTCCGCGTCCGACCGCTTCAGCCTCGTCTCCGGGCTGGCGCACGACCCGCTGCACCGCGACGTCTTCACCCCGCTCCAGCTCGGCGCCGCGGTCGTCGCGCCGGAGCCGGACGGAATCGGCACCCCCGGCTACCTCGCGCGGTGGATGCGCGAGGCCGGAATCACCGTCGCGCACCTTACCCCCGCGATGGGCCAGCTGCTGGCGGACGCGTCCGAGGGGGAGCGGATCGATTCGCTGCGCCGCGCCTTCTTCGTGGGCGACGTCCTGCGCCGCGCCGACGTGCAGCGTCTGGCGGCGCTCGCGCCCAACCTGCGCGTCGTCAACTACTACGGGTCTACCGAGACGCAGCGCGCC carries:
- a CDS encoding amino acid adenylation domain-containing protein; translation: RAENPDRGARPDQLAYVIYTSGSTGTPKGVMVPHRGVPNLAYAQARRFGIDDTSRVLQFASFSFDAAVAELFDALLAGATLVMGSREALLPGEGLLETLRRGRVTVATLPPPVLAMLAADDLPELRTVVSAGEAVDAATVERWSAGRAFVNAYGPTETTVCATSAACEADGRAPAIGRPLENVRVYVMDAAGQPAPAGVPGELYVGGVGVARGYLGRPGLTAERFVPDPFAVEGGARLYRTGDRVRWSARGELEFLGRVDQQVKIRGFRIEPGEIEGALRRSEGVADCVVVAREDVPGEKRLVAYVVGGVEAGVLREHLLRELPEYMVPSAFVSLDALPLTPNGKLDRKALPAPELASGEEAYVAPRTPVEEMLAGVWAEVLGLERAGVTESFFDLGGHSLLAALVISSIRELFGVELPVRVLFEGPTVAEVAKAVEEMRRAELPVLPPVVPTERTGALPLSFAQERLWFMDRLEPGGAAYNIPEAWRLGGALNEGVLERALGEIVRRHEALRTTFAEVDGSPVQVIAPFGGFALPVGDLSAVSEADREAVVGQRAGEEARRPFDLAAGPLFRAALLRLGAEDRVLLLTMHHVVSDGWSMGVFFRELSALYAAYREGRESPLPELAVQYADYAVWQREQLEGEVLDRQLAYWKERLAGAPELLELPTDRPRPPVLTYRGESVSVEFSPELLERLQALGRSEGTTLYMTLLAAFQVLLGKHAGSEDVVVGSPIAGRTRSEVEGLIGFFVNTLVLRTDLSGDPGFREVLRRVREVTLGAYEHQEVPFEKLVAELQPERSASHSPLFQVMFTLQNDGGGEGRGALPGLQVGGAGGAVEVAKHDLYLALATTPWGLHGELNYSTDLFEPGTMERMVRHLERVLEQVAADPDVRLSRLELLGESERALVLEAWNATDAEFPADACVHELFEAQAERTPESVAVVFEDRSLSYAELNARANRLAHHLRERGVGPDVRVGICVERGPEMVVGLLGVMKAGGAYVPLDPSYPAERLAYMLADSAPAAVLTQRSLHGMDALFAGIEAPVIDVEGAEWADHPVTNPERGALTPAHLAYVIYTSGSTGRPKGVAVPHRGVVNHHRAFHQIVGMEAADRVLAVTTYAFDPSVLEIFLPLFHGARIIVLPRERAADPAGLAEAIQAYAPTVMQATPVTWRMLVQAGWEGAPDVRALCGGEALPAELASALRSRVGALWNVYGPTETTIWSTAEPVRADFAAAAGQVPVGRPLANARVYILDAAGQPVPVRVAGELYIGGAGVVRGYLGRPEQTAERFVADPFGGEPGARMYRTGDLARWRPDGTIEYLGRTDFQVKVRGFRIELGEIEARLAEHPGVREAAVVAREDVPGDQRLVAYVVGDADAEALRTHLSAALPEYMVPAAYVRLDRFPLTPTRKVDRKALPAPEGDAYASREYEAPVGRIEVALAEIWAELLRVERVGRRDHFFELGGHSLLGTRVVSRVREVLGVELPLRTLFERPALSGLAAEIERLRGSGAAAGAGDIAPAGREGDLPVTFAQERLWFVDALDPGSPVYAMPFSFHITGRLDTDALRRALTELVRRHEPLRTTLPAVDGVPVQRIAPPPASFDLPVTDLRHLPEGEQRAEGGRLAAESSRHRFDLARGPLFRGSLVHGAGDEHILLLNLHHAIGDGWSLEVLKEELSALYGAFARGEPSPLPEPALQYADYAVWQRARLSGAVLERQLEFWRQALDGAPALLELPTDRPRPPVESHRGALESLVVAPGLTAEVNALARREGATLFMVLLAALDVVLGRLAGQDDVVVGTPIAGRTRAETERMVGLFLNSLALRTDLSGDPTFRELLGRVRETTLDAYAHQDLPFERVLEEVRPERSMAHAPVFQVMLNLANFQDGTFQAEGLAVAGAGSLGEATSKFDLTLYVGEGDGTIFVNLVYAADLFDARRMRELLAQLEGVLRQAAAAPETRVGALSLATEAARGVLPDPAEPLDDTWRGAVHEVFAARAMETPDALAVEDPRERWTYAELDGATDGVARALADAGVGVGDVVAITGHRSAALVRALLGTMKSGAAFLVLDPAYPPARLAEYVRIARPAVHIHLPAAGDLPREALDSMGETIRATVVIHPRSEEPADAMDSSGDPLNVDVGPDTLAYLSFTSGTTGTPKAVMGRHSSLTHFTPWLAAEFGLSASDRFSLVSGLAHDPLHRDVFTPLQLGAAVVAPEPDGIGTPGYLARWMREAGITVAHLTPAMGQLLADASEGERIDSLRRAFFVGDVLRRADVQRLAALAPNLRVVNYYGSTETQRAVSFHVVDPQAEQKEIIPLGRGIPGVQLLVRNTRGEIAGIGEVGEIWMRSPHLAAGYLGDEALSAERFVANPWTGDPRDRLYRTGDLGRYRPDGGVEPMGRADQQVQVRGFRVELGEVESALAAHAAVKEAAVITREAGAGDRRLVAYWVPVERSAEHDDAALRSHLKALLPEYMVPSAYVRLDRLPLTANGKLDRRALPEPEAVASEAGTVEPRTVTERVIAEVWMEVLGVEKVGVEDDFFVHGGHSLKAAQVLARISRMLEVELPLRVLFESPTVAGLAAAVEASVAAADGGGGAIADALAELEGLSDEEVAALLAGIGEEA